The Teredinibacter sp. KSP-S5-2 genome includes a window with the following:
- a CDS encoding chemotaxis response regulator protein-glutamate methylesterase: protein MSKIKVMLVDDSALIRNVFEQVLAGSAEVELISTAQDPYFAVEKLKRAVPDVLILDIEMPRMDGLTFLKKIMEQNPMPVIICSTLAEQGTDSYFKALELGAVEIITKPKLGSKLFIEESKVQIVDKIKAAAACRGHLRKRTEIKKPQTKLTADVIIGRQRQALSMTRTTEKLVVIGASTGGTEAIRAILTQLPQDSPGILIVLHMPEHFTKSYANRLNQECNITVREATNNETILRGTALVAPGNQHMLLKRSGARYFVELRGGPLVSRHRPSVDVLFRSAAQYGGKNIVGVILTGMGDDGARGMSELHDEGAVTIAQDEQSCAVFGMPNEAIKRNAVDKVLPLGSIAEQLLLETHN, encoded by the coding sequence ATGAGTAAAATCAAGGTGATGCTCGTCGATGACTCTGCATTAATCAGGAATGTGTTCGAACAGGTGCTTGCTGGTAGTGCCGAGGTGGAGCTGATATCCACCGCTCAGGATCCGTATTTCGCTGTAGAGAAACTAAAAAGAGCCGTTCCTGATGTGCTGATTTTAGATATTGAAATGCCTCGTATGGATGGCCTGACTTTTCTGAAAAAAATCATGGAGCAGAACCCGATGCCCGTTATTATCTGTTCAACCTTGGCTGAGCAGGGCACGGATTCTTATTTCAAGGCTTTGGAGCTTGGTGCGGTAGAAATTATTACCAAACCAAAATTAGGCTCAAAGTTGTTTATTGAGGAGTCCAAGGTTCAGATCGTTGATAAGATTAAAGCGGCTGCGGCTTGTAGAGGGCATTTAAGAAAGCGAACCGAAATTAAGAAGCCTCAGACCAAATTAACGGCTGATGTGATCATCGGCCGTCAAAGGCAAGCTCTGTCAATGACCAGGACAACGGAGAAACTCGTTGTTATCGGTGCGTCAACTGGAGGAACCGAAGCGATTAGAGCAATCCTTACTCAATTGCCCCAGGACTCACCAGGAATCTTGATTGTTTTGCATATGCCGGAACATTTTACCAAAAGCTACGCTAACCGATTAAATCAGGAGTGCAACATAACCGTTCGGGAAGCAACAAATAACGAAACTATTTTACGGGGAACGGCTTTAGTGGCGCCAGGCAATCAGCATATGTTGCTCAAAAGAAGCGGTGCTCGTTATTTTGTTGAATTACGCGGAGGCCCGTTGGTGTCTCGACATCGCCCATCGGTTGATGTGTTATTTCGATCGGCTGCGCAATATGGAGGGAAAAATATTGTGGGAGTAATATTAACCGGAATGGGAGATGACGGTGCTCGGGGGATGTCAGAATTGCACGATGAGGGAGCTGTTACCATTGCTCAAGATGAACAGAGTTGTGCCGTGTTTGGTATGCCCAATGAAGCGATAAAAAGAAATGCGGTTGATAAAGTGCTGCCCCTTGGTTCTATTGCAGAGCAGCTTTTATTGGAAACACACAATTGA
- a CDS encoding protein-glutamate O-methyltransferase CheR: MSKSEFVRLQGFIESQLGIKTPVNKLTMLETRLNKRLNALGMSNFGDYLKFSFSNCHEGEKELQILIDLVSTHKTDFFRDPSHFDFLYDRVLPDFFRRKNSASLNMWSAACSTGEEAYTMAMIAAKYFRLHDIPLYRCQIMATDISIPSLQKARAAIYPSEAVTPIDKNLSSRFLLKSKKGEAVYRIVPELRQRVYLSLFNLITGDYRKIQPMDVIFCRNVLIYFNKENKDAVIEKLLSVLKPKGYLFIGPSEGMLPKGLPIKNVSSTVYQYDP; encoded by the coding sequence ATGTCCAAGTCTGAGTTCGTCAGGTTGCAGGGGTTTATTGAGAGTCAGTTGGGTATAAAAACGCCTGTAAATAAACTGACAATGTTGGAAACCCGCCTGAATAAGCGCCTCAATGCCTTGGGAATGTCCAATTTTGGTGATTACCTCAAGTTCTCTTTTTCTAATTGCCATGAAGGTGAAAAAGAGCTTCAGATATTAATCGATCTTGTTTCCACCCATAAAACAGATTTTTTTCGAGATCCTTCGCATTTCGATTTTTTATATGATCGTGTTCTTCCTGATTTTTTTCGAAGGAAAAACTCAGCCTCTCTGAATATGTGGAGTGCAGCTTGCTCTACGGGAGAGGAGGCTTATACTATGGCAATGATCGCTGCCAAGTATTTTAGGCTGCATGATATTCCTTTATATCGATGCCAGATTATGGCAACGGATATATCGATACCTTCTCTGCAAAAAGCGCGTGCAGCAATTTATCCATCTGAAGCTGTGACTCCTATTGATAAAAATTTAAGTTCGCGTTTTTTGCTAAAAAGTAAAAAGGGTGAGGCCGTGTACCGTATCGTTCCGGAGTTAAGGCAGCGAGTTTACTTAAGCCTATTTAATTTGATTACGGGGGATTACCGTAAAATTCAACCTATGGATGTGATCTTCTGTCGAAATGTTCTTATTTACTTTAACAAAGAAAATAAAGATGCAGTAATCGAAAAACTGCTCTCCGTTCTAAAACCAAAAGGATACCTTTTTATTGGGCCGTCAGAAGGAATGTTGCCAAAAGGTTTGCCCATAAAAAACGTCAGCTCTACTGTATATCAATATGACCCGTAG
- a CDS encoding chemotaxis protein CheW — MGQPVSETFEEDINQYLTFILDDEYYAVSVSFVKEVLELGEVTKVPKTPDFFYGVLNLRGSVVPIIDLRLKFGLAPIVPTIDTCIVVLEVVVAGENTVIGALTDSVHEVIELDSDDLHPAPRVSARINYDFISSMAKFDEKFLMLLDINKIFTQQELGVIRDAEQENSIAE; from the coding sequence ATGGGGCAGCCTGTTTCTGAAACATTCGAAGAGGATATCAACCAGTATCTAACATTTATATTGGATGATGAGTACTATGCTGTCAGTGTGAGTTTTGTCAAAGAAGTCCTTGAATTGGGCGAGGTGACTAAAGTCCCGAAAACACCCGATTTCTTTTATGGAGTATTAAATTTACGGGGCAGTGTTGTCCCAATTATTGATTTGAGGCTTAAGTTTGGTTTAGCCCCTATTGTTCCAACTATTGATACTTGTATTGTTGTCCTGGAAGTCGTGGTTGCTGGAGAAAACACCGTAATTGGTGCGCTAACAGATTCTGTTCATGAAGTAATTGAACTCGACTCTGATGATTTGCATCCAGCCCCTCGTGTGAGTGCACGTATTAATTATGATTTTATCTCTTCCATGGCCAAGTTTGACGAAAAGTTTTTAATGCTGCTGGATATTAATAAAATTTTTACGCAGCAAGAGCTTGGTGTTATTCGCGATGCGGAGCAAGAAAATAGTATTGCCGAATAG
- a CDS encoding methyl-accepting chemotaxis protein, whose translation MRSFFRNLKLSYKLSITLVLMSTALSVTIGYLSYYEASVALRHAEFNQLVATREGKAEELKLFFEQLRKQVKNFSTAPVVIESAKEFNASFFSLKKAAQTAQDEELNNSLIKYYRTEFVPKLNQNSENAVSIQTVLPQDVITRYLQYQYTSNNSAPTGSKHLMEAAKDNTTYSQVHKKYHSFFRSLMDTFGFYDVFLIEPETGYVVYSVYKEVDFATSLLRGPYVESSLGKAFRETVQLNLIDDVYTADFAFYQPSYNAPAMFISAPIYDGETLVGIFAIQVPVARLSDITTSNQRWEAVGMEETGEVYIVGDDLKLRSDSRFMLTDKDAYLEQMKEIGLSQQNLKMIDHLNTGILTQPVNSPGAESVFAGRHGQSEFLDYRGVPVFSAYEPLEIPGLNWGILSEKDTEEAMEGIHGLKRDTAIMVLIAVVVSFVIALLFSRAISRPLEKAVAALARVAQGNLNVEESEDRDDEIGQLLSANQQMVDQLANVIGELQAAGNNVSSGAEQLSTASQQIAAGASNQASAIEQTSSAMEEMSANIEQNADNAGQTEKIANQAAQNAQNSGDAVSRTEHAMRQIAEKISVIGEISRQTNLLALNAAIEAARAGEQGKGFAVVASEVRHLAISSQNAASEISDLTSSSVDTAAEAGELLKVLVPDIQKTAELVQEISAACREQKIGVSQINEAIQQLDSVIQQNASAAEESAATAEELNAQAEQMREVISFFQLEESAKKTDKPKVNAISRKEEFIPDTGSDESGVTINLDDSLGDLSDDDFERQA comes from the coding sequence AGTACTGCACTGTCGGTCACTATAGGCTATTTGTCCTACTATGAAGCAAGTGTGGCATTGAGACACGCTGAATTTAATCAGTTGGTGGCTACGCGAGAAGGAAAGGCTGAAGAGCTTAAGTTATTTTTCGAGCAGCTAAGGAAGCAAGTAAAAAACTTCTCCACCGCACCGGTTGTGATTGAAAGCGCAAAAGAATTTAATGCATCATTTTTCAGTCTGAAAAAAGCAGCTCAAACGGCACAAGATGAAGAGCTGAATAATTCCTTAATCAAGTATTATAGGACAGAGTTTGTTCCGAAGCTAAATCAAAACTCAGAAAATGCCGTATCGATTCAGACTGTATTGCCGCAAGACGTTATTACCCGCTACCTTCAATATCAGTACACCTCCAACAACAGTGCCCCCACTGGATCAAAACATTTAATGGAGGCTGCAAAAGACAACACTACATATAGTCAGGTCCATAAAAAGTATCACTCGTTTTTCCGTAGTTTAATGGACACTTTTGGTTTTTATGATGTGTTTCTTATCGAGCCTGAAACAGGCTATGTGGTGTATTCGGTATACAAAGAAGTGGATTTCGCTACATCTTTGTTGCGGGGGCCTTATGTTGAGTCGTCTTTAGGTAAGGCATTTCGCGAAACGGTTCAGCTCAACCTGATTGATGATGTTTACACAGCGGATTTTGCATTTTACCAGCCGTCCTATAATGCACCTGCAATGTTTATATCTGCACCTATCTACGATGGTGAAACCCTGGTTGGGATCTTTGCTATTCAGGTTCCAGTTGCAAGGTTATCTGATATTACAACCAGTAATCAGCGCTGGGAAGCGGTTGGCATGGAGGAAACCGGTGAAGTTTATATTGTCGGAGATGACCTAAAACTGCGCAGTGATTCCCGCTTCATGCTTACCGATAAAGATGCGTATCTGGAACAGATGAAGGAAATTGGTCTATCACAACAGAACTTGAAGATGATTGATCACCTTAATACCGGTATTTTAACTCAACCAGTTAATTCACCCGGAGCGGAAAGTGTTTTTGCCGGTCGTCATGGTCAGTCAGAATTTTTGGATTACCGTGGTGTGCCGGTGTTTTCCGCGTATGAACCGCTTGAAATTCCCGGGTTAAACTGGGGCATTTTAAGTGAAAAAGATACTGAAGAGGCAATGGAGGGAATCCACGGATTAAAAAGAGATACAGCAATTATGGTCTTAATTGCTGTTGTTGTTTCATTTGTCATCGCTTTACTGTTTTCTCGTGCGATATCACGGCCTTTGGAGAAAGCCGTGGCGGCTTTGGCACGTGTTGCACAAGGTAATTTGAATGTTGAAGAAAGCGAAGATAGAGACGATGAAATTGGTCAACTTCTAAGTGCCAATCAGCAGATGGTAGACCAACTTGCCAATGTTATTGGCGAGCTTCAGGCTGCAGGTAATAATGTTTCAAGTGGTGCTGAGCAATTGAGTACCGCCTCGCAACAAATAGCAGCCGGGGCAAGTAATCAAGCTTCTGCGATTGAACAGACCTCTTCTGCTATGGAAGAAATGAGTGCGAATATCGAACAAAATGCCGATAACGCTGGGCAAACAGAAAAAATTGCCAATCAAGCCGCACAAAATGCGCAAAATAGTGGAGATGCCGTTAGCCGAACTGAACACGCAATGCGTCAAATTGCAGAGAAAATATCGGTCATAGGTGAAATATCCCGGCAAACAAATTTATTGGCGTTAAACGCAGCCATTGAAGCGGCACGTGCCGGAGAGCAAGGTAAGGGCTTTGCGGTAGTTGCTTCGGAAGTCAGGCATTTGGCAATCAGCAGTCAGAACGCGGCCAGTGAAATTAGTGACTTAACTTCTTCGAGTGTTGATACCGCTGCAGAGGCTGGAGAGTTGTTAAAAGTATTGGTGCCGGATATTCAAAAAACGGCGGAGCTGGTGCAGGAAATTAGTGCTGCTTGTCGGGAACAAAAAATTGGTGTATCTCAAATTAATGAGGCGATACAACAATTAGACAGCGTGATTCAACAGAATGCCAGTGCTGCAGAAGAAAGTGCAGCTACGGCTGAAGAGCTGAATGCTCAAGCAGAACAGATGCGCGAAGTAATTAGTTTTTTTCAGTTAGAGGAAAGTGCAAAAAAAACCGATAAGCCTAAAGTGAATGCTATTTCCAGAAAGGAAGAGTTTATTCCAGATACAGGTTCTGATGAGTCTGGAGTGACGATTAATCTCGACGATTCCCTCGGTGATTTGTCTGACGATGACTTTGAACGTCAAGCGTAA